From one Xyrauchen texanus isolate HMW12.3.18 chromosome 17, RBS_HiC_50CHRs, whole genome shotgun sequence genomic stretch:
- the trim35-40 gene encoding zinc-binding protein A33: MASKRQFSDDDFTCPVCYDIFKNPVLLQCGHSVCGDCVKQYWRTKGSRECPLCRKRCTRNPPVNLALRSLCETFLHHKGPLEELCEVHREKLSLFCEDDQLLVCVTCQDSVQHITHTCHPISEAAEERKGVLRSELKFLTRKIKMIKDARFDCDQKAEHIQFQSRHTENIIKNEFKHLHQLLYDEEATMLAQLSNENEQKTQRMKDERKLQKMTQDILSLSNTIRSIRKELECGDVRFLQYFKNTLDRAQDTLRDVETVEGELIDTAKYLGNLRFNVWTKIRESINYSPVVLDPNTANSQLILSEDLTSVRDSDELEDDDMEDVQRKQLPNNLERFDRCPCVLGSVGYTSGTHTWDVDVGDNTFWMLGVTTESVQRKGVNGLPTGVWCIGYDGDVLSLKAPLESYIPLHGCMKPKHVRVQLNLNSGQLSFSDPLSKTLYHTFTPHFTEKVFPFFYSLCSVSPLRILPVAMPCN; this comes from the exons ATGGCGTCGAAACGTCAGTTTTCTGACGATGATTTCACATGTCCTGTttgttatgacatttttaaaaaccctGTGCTGCTGCAGTGTGGTCACAGTGTGTGCGGAGACTGCGTTAAACAGTACTGGAGGACCAAGGGTTCGAGAGAATGTCCGCTGTGCAGAAAAAGGTGTACCAGAAATCCTCCCGTTAACTTGGCTCTGAGAAGCTTATGTGAAACTTTCCTGCATCACAAGGGACCTTTAGAGGAGCTGTGTGAAGTTCACCGGGAGAAACTGAGTCTGTTCTGCGAGGATGATCAACTGCTCGTGTGTGTGACTTGTCAAGACTCAGTACAGCACATAACTCATACGTGCCATCCCATCAGCGAGGCCGCCGAGGAACGTAAG GGAGTTCTTCGGAGTGAACTTAAATTCTTGACAAGAAAAATAAAGATGATCAAAGATGCCAGATTTGACTGTGATCAAAAGGCTGAGCACATTCAG TTCCAATCCAGGCATACAGAAAACATCATCAAGAATGAGTTTAAACACCTTCACCAGCTTTTGTATGATGAAGAAGCAACCATGCTTGCTCAACTAAGTAACGAAAATGAGCAGAAAACACAGCGCATGAAAGATGAAAGAAAACTTCAGAAGATGACTCAAGATATATTAAGCCTCTCAAACACCATTAGAAGCATAAGAAAAGAATTAGAGTGTGGGGACGTCAGATTCCTTCAG TACTTCAAGAACACATTGGACAG AGCCCAGGACACACTCCGGGATGTAGAAACGGTTGAAGGAGAGCTGATTGATACTGCAAAGTACTTGGGCAACTTAAGGTTCAATGTGTGGACAAAAATCAGAGAGTCTATCAATTACT CTCCTGTTGTGCTGGATCCCAACACTGCTAACTCCCAGCTTATACTGTCTGAAGATCTGACAAGTGTGAGGGACAGTGATGAGCTTGAGGATGATGACATGGAGGATGTGCAGAGAAAGCAGCTTCCCAATAACCTGGAGAGATTTGATAGGTGTCCCTGTGTTTTGGGCTCGGTGGGTTACACCTCAGGAACACACACATGGGATGTTGATGTTGGAGACAACACATTCTGGATGTTGGGTGTCACCACAGAGTCTGTCCAGAGAAAAGGAGTCAATGGCTTGCCAACCGGAGTCTGGTGCATTGGGTATGATGGTGATGTGCTCAGTTTAAAGGCACCTCTAGAGTCATACATCCCTCTCCATGGATGCATGAAACCAAAGCATGTCAGAGTGCAACTTAATTTGAACAGTGGACAGCTGTCGTTCTCAGACCCTCTCAGCAAAACACTCTATCACACCTTCACACCCCATTTCACTGAGAAGGTTTTTCCATTCTTCTACAGTCTGTGCAGTGTCTCTCCTCTGAGGATTCTGCCTGTTGCCATGccctgtaattaa